The sequence below is a genomic window from Brevibacillus agri.
AGATTTTGGCCGAGATCCCCGAGTACGCAATCGAAATTCGCGATTTGCAAGGATGCGAAGCGGAGGAGCAGGCTGCGATCATCGCAAACGAACGGGAGCGGATGTCCCACGCGACGTTCCGTCCGGAGCAATGGCCGCTTTTTGAAATCAAAGCGTTTCGCTTGACGGAGCAGAAAAGTTTATTGGGCATCAGCTTCGATCTGCTCATAATGGATGCGTACAGCATGGAAATTTTAGGGAAAGAGCTGCAAGCGCTTTACGCAGGCAAGACGGACGAGCTGGACGATCTAGCGATTTCCTTCCGGGATTATATGATCGGCTATGAGCGGCTGAAAAACAGCAAGCTGTATGAGCAAGACAAGGAATATTGGCTGGCGAAGCTGCCCGATTTTCCGCTGTCCCCGGAAATTCCGTTGCTGGTGCAGCCGTCCCGCGTCCAAAACCCGTACTTCCAAAGAAAGTCGAAGCGATACGCCAAACAAAGCTGGCCTGCCTTGAAAAAGGCCGCCCAGAAGCGCAATTTGACCCCTTCGGCCGTGTTGTGCGCGGCGTATGCGGAAGTGCTGGCGAACTGGAGCAATCAGCTCGCCTTTAGTCTCAACTTGACCTTGTTCAATCGGCTGCCGCTGCACCCGGATGTGGAAAAGCTCGTCGGCGACTTTACCTCTGTTGTGCTGGTCGAGGTGCGGCTAGGTCCGGCGGATACGTTTTGGCAGAAGGCGGGCAACGTACAGCAAGCGCTGATGGAAGCTTTGGCGCACCGTCATTTTGACGGGATTGATGTGATGCGAGAAATCGGCAAGCAGCGGGAACTGGGCAACAAAGCGTTGATGCCGATCGTATTTACGAGCGCCTTGTTTGAAAACGAAGACGTTGTCCAGCAGCAAGCGGCAGACGACGAGCAGCGCATATCGGAACAGGAGAACGATACAAAAGGGATCACGCAAACTTCGCAAGTTTATTTGGACAATCAGGTGGCGCTGCTCGACGGGAACATCGTCATCAACTGGGACTACATCAGCGAGTTGTTCGACCCTGTCGTGATTGACACGATGTTTGCCCAGTACCTGGCCCGGATTGATACGATTTTGAACGACGAGGCCGAGTTGGAGCTGCCAGCGGTGTCCGCCAGTGACCGAGCCGCGATTGATGCGTACAACGATACGGCCGTGGAGATTCCGAGCAAAACGCTGCACGGGCTGTTTGAGGAAACGGTGGCGCAAACGCCTTTTGCCGTCGCGATTGAGGATGGCGAGCAGCAGATCACGTACCAGGCGCTGAACGAGCGCGCCAATAAAGTCGCCAGCTTCTTGCAGGACTGCGGCGTCGGTCCGAGAGACTTGATTGGCGTCATTGCCAAACGGGAAATAACCACCTTCGTCTATTTGTTAGCGATTTTAAAAAGCGGCGCTGCCTACGTGCCGATTGATCCCGACTATCCGGCGGAGCGCGTCGACTACATCCGCGGGCACAGCCGCTGCAAGCTCGTCATAGCGCCTGACTTTTACGAGCGAAACGGGCTGGAGCGTGCTGCGGAAAAGCGCGAGGCTGTCGCGGTGCAGCCGGAGCAGCTCGCCTACGTGATCTACACCTCGGGAAGCACGGGCAATCCAAAAGGAGTCATGATTCGGCACGAAGCCGCATGCAATACGATTCAGGATATCAATCAAAAGTTTCAGGTTACCGCCCGGGATCGCCTGCTGGGCGTATCGTCGCTCTGCTTCGATTTGTCCGTCTACGACATTTTTGGCGCGTTTGCCGCAGGGGCGACGCTCGTGCTGGTCAAGGACCAAAAGAACATGACCGAGCTTGCCGAGACGATTACAGCGAAAAACATTACGATCTGGAACTCCGTCCCGGCGATTATGGATCGCGTGGTCGCGGAAAAAAACGAGCGGGGCGGCGAGCAGAAAGATGAGCAGCTTCGCCTGGTCATGCTGAGCGGCGACTGGATTCCGCTTACGCTGCCGCATGCGATCCGCGAGCGCTTCCCTGCGGCTGAAGTCATCAGCCTGGGCGGCGCTACCGAGGCGTCGATCTGGTCGATTTACTATCCGATTGAAGAGGTAGGCGCTGATTGGAAAAGCATTTTTTACGGGAAGCCATTAGCCAACCAGCAGTTTTACGTGCTCAACTCGCAGAGAGAGCTTTGCCCGATTGCCGTACCGGGCGAGCTGTACATCGGAGGACGCGGCGTTGCGGACGGCTATTTGCATGACGATGAGAAGACCGCGCGATCCTTTGTCCACCATCCGCAGCTCGGGTACATCTACAGGACTGGGGATTACGGCGTACTGCACCGCCACGGGCAGATGGAATTTTTGGGCAGAAAGGATCAGCAGGTAAAAATTGGTGGATATAGAATTGAATTAGGAGAGATAGAAGCGCGGCTGCTGCAAATCGAGACGGTGCGAAATGCGGTTGTACTGGTGGCGGGCGATACAGACAAGCGGTTGTATGCGTATCTCGTGCCGGAAAACGAACCGCAAGAGCGGGACCGTTTTGTCAGCGAGATCAGGACAAGGCTGGCCAAAGCCTTGCCGGATTACATGATACCGTATCATTTTATCGTCGTGGGGCAACTGCCGCTGACGGCCAACGGAAAAGTAGATGTACAAGCCCTGTTGAAGCAAAAGCCGACTGGCGCGGGTAACGGAACGGCATACGTCGCCCCGCGCAATGAAGCGGAGGCGCGAATCGTCGCTCTGTTCCAGGAGGTTTTGCAGATGGACCATGTGGGCGTGTTCGACAACTTTTTTGAGCTGGGCATTCATTCGCTGCAGATCGGAATGATTCACAGCAGGCTGAAAGACGTGTTTGCCAGGGAAATCCCGATTCTTGCCATGTTTGAGCACGCCAACATCAACGCGCTTGCCGCGTATTTGACAGCGGACAACCACGACCTGCCAGACGAAGGGCAGGAGGAGACGATCAACGCCCGCAACCAGGGAAGAGAACGGATCAAGCAAAGAAACGCCAAAAGAAGGAGGAACTCCGAAAGTGACTAAAGCCGAACTGCTGCAATTTTATACGACGTTTACTCCCAACACCGATCCCGGCGAATACGGCTATCTCTTTTACGAGTTGCCCCAAGGCCTGTCAGAGCTGTGCCGATTAATCAAGTGCCAATTGATCCATCCCACGATGATAAAAAAAGTGAGGCATGCGCTGACCGACTATACGCGAAATGAAGACGAGAAATTTTACACGGTCGCAGACATGCTCGACGCGCTGGTCGAACGCAACGCAGACGGTCTCACCTACGACCGCCTGCCAAGCGAGCGGCTGCTCATTTCTTGCCGCTTCCATTCGTTACTGCTCATTTCCATGCTGCGCTCCCGGGGCATCCCGGTGCGCAGCCGTGTCGGATTCGCCAGCTATTTGTCCGAGAACGGCCAAAAATACATCGATCACTGGATTTGCGAAGTGTGGGAACAAGCCGAAAAACGGTGGATTCGGGTCGACCCCGATTGGGAGCTTGTTGACATTTGCGGCGACGAGTTCCTGATGGCGGGCGATGCATGGCTGATGGCTCGGGACAAAGAAATCAACCCACAGCTTTTCGGGGTGAAAAAATCGTGGGGCATGCACTACATCCGCAACAACCTGTGCTACGACTTAAACGCCGTTCTCGGAAACGAGCTGGGCTACTGGGACTATCCTCCGCTTTGCCAAAAAGAGATGGACGACCTGGACTGGGAAGAACTGCAACTGCTCGATGAGATTGCTCTCTATTTGCAAGACCCCGATGAAAATTACGCACAACTGCAAGCGTTGTTTTCCGAGCATGACTTCCTGCATTTCAAAGGATAGGGCAGTTGTTCGATTAAACTCGAAGCGGTGATACGAAGATGGATAAATTGAAGAAGTACATTTACGAGCTGGTCGCAGACCGGAAGCTATCGGCCAAGGAAGCGACGGCATACATCACGAGCCTGCAAAAAGCAAGCGAAGCAAAAAGCGATGACATCGCGATTATCGGCATCGCCGGACGCTTTCCCAAGGCGAATACGGTACAGCAGTTTTGGGAAAACATTCGCTTTGGCCGAGAATGCCTCGACGACTTTCCTGTCCATCGCAAGGAAGATGGACAGGCGCTGTTTTCCGACCGGAGCTTTGCGCACAAACGCTTCAAAAAAGCGGGCTATTTGGATGAAATCAGCTTCTTTGATCCAGACATGTTTCGCATCTCGCCAAAAGAAGCCTTGTCCATGGAGCCTTATCAGCGAATCATGCTGGAGCTTGCCTATGAGACCATGCTCAATGCCGGCTACGAGACGCGGGAGATCAGCGGCTCCAAGACAGGCGTTTTTATCGGCAAAGACCATGTGACAGGGATCGAGTACCGCCACTACGTCAGCCCGGATATTTTCAGCCTGACCGGCTCGTGGCCGGGAATTTTGGCAAGCCGCATCTCGTACGTCTACAACCTGAAAGGGCCGAGCATCGTCTTCGATACATCGTGCTCGTCCGGGTTGGTAGGCGTTCATTTTGCATGCGAATCGTTGCGCAGAAATGAATGTGAGATGGCATTTGTAGGCGGCATCAGCGGCCTTTTCTATTTTCCTCCCGTTAAAGAAGACGGATCGCTCGATCAGGTCGAATCCGCCGAAGAGAAGATTCGCGCGTTTGACAAGGAAGCGACAGGCACGGTATGGGGCGAGGGTGGCGGAGGGCTGCTCTTGAAGCCGTTGTCCAGGGCGCTTGCGGACAACGACGTGATTTACGCCGTCATCAAAGGCAGCGGGATCAACAACAACGGCCTGTCCAAAGGCATTACCGCCCCCAACGGGGAGGCGCAGGAAGCGCTTTTGAAAAGCGTCTGGAAGCAGGCGCAGATCAACCCGGAAACGATCCGCTACATCGAAGCGCACGGAACAGGCACGGTGCTGGGCGATTCCATCGAATTACAGTCGATCATCAACGCCTTTCAAGCTTTTACGTCCAAAAAGCAGTTTTGCGGGGTCGGCTCGGTCAAGACGAACATCGGGCATCTGGTCGGAGCTTCCGGGATTGTCTCGCTCATCAAGGCAGTGATGATGCTCCGGCATGGGGAAATCCCGCCTTCGCTGCACTTCCAGTCGCCCAGCCCATACATGGACCTGACCAACTCGGCCGTGTTTGTCAACGACGCGCTGACGAAATGGGAGCAGCAGGACCAGCCTGTTCGCATCGGGATTAACTCGTTTGGATTCAGTGGAACGAATTGCCACGTTTTGCTCGAGGAACCGCCCAAGGCCGTCCGGCAAGCCAGCCGCGGACAAGACAGCTACTTGCTTGTCCTGTCGGCGAGAAGCGAGCAAAAACTCCAGGAGCTGGCGAAGCAATACCAGCAGTTTTTACTGGCAAACCGGGACGTCCACCTGGGGGATTTGTGCTTTACCGCCAGCGCGTCGCGCCATCATTATGCGCACCGGGCGACGATTGTGTTCGACAGCTATGAAGATTTGTTAGTGAAGGTAAATGAGCTGAAAACGGCGAACCGCGTATCCGCGTGGACGGCAAACCCGGCGATCCGCTACCAACGGCACGAAGTCGTGCCGGACAGCAAGCAGACAGTCGAGGCGTGGGAAATCAGGGAACGAGCGAAAAAATCGTTAGATAGGCAAGCAAACAAAGCGATCAAGGAATGGATCGGGAAGACATCTGACCAGAGGCTGATCTGGGAGCAGGTCGCGTCGCTGTACATACAAGGAGCAACCATTGACTGGGGGATGCTTTACTGTGGTGGCCGCAAGCTGGCGCTGCCGGGAAATATACTGGAGCGGCAAAAGTTTTGGCCCGCAGGCGCACAGCCCAAAAAAGCAGAGGCAGACTTTCTTTACCAAGTGGCCTGGAAGGAAGAAGCTCTGCCCGCCACGGACAGCGAGCAGCAAACGGCTTGCGATACGGTGCTGCTGATTGTCGATGCGGCAGATACAGCCATCTGGCGGGCGCTTTTTTTGCAAAAACACCAAGCGAGACGCCTGGTGACAGTCGAGCTGGGAGCGCGCTCTGCGCAAGTCGCGCCAGACTATTTCCAGGTTTCGCGCACGCTGGACGATATCGCCGCCTTTTGCGCGCAGCTCGATTTGGCGTCGCTCGCTCAGATTGTGTTCATGCCTCCGGCTCGCGCTGCACTGCCGGAGTCGTTGGCCGCTTTTCGCTCGGCCATGGATCAGACCGCCGGGTCGCTGCTGCTTTTCGCCAAAGCGCTCGCTACGACAGGCAAGCTGGCAAACGAAATCGACGTCGTCCTGCTGACGCAAAACGCTCAGGCGGTACAGCCGGGCGATGCGGCCTGCGATCCTTTTCACCATATGCTGGGCGGACTGGGAAAATCGCTTCGCCAAGAAAACTACGGCTTGTCCGTGCGCCATATCGACATCAGCCCGGACGGCTTCGCGCCTGAGCCGCTTTTCGCCGAGCTAGGGCGGAAAGGGACGGACTACTCCGTAGCGCTGCGCCAAAACCGTCGCTACATGGAAATTATCGAAAGAGCAAAGCAGACGGGCGCGCAGGAGGACGGCTTCGCGGTCGAAGCAGGCGATGTGTTTCTGATAACGGGCGGGCTGGGCCAGTTGGGAACGGAAGTATGCAAGTACTTGAGCCAGAAAAACAAAGTCAAGCTGATCGTGCTCGGCAAGACGATGCTGCCGGACCGGGAGACGTGGCCGGCCGTGCTGCGGGAGCCGTCAGACAAAAGCTTGGCGGATAAAATCAACGCGGTGCTCGCTGTGGAAGCGCTAGGCTCCACGCTTGACTACCACTGTGCAGACATATGCGACGAAGCGCAGTTGCAGCGAACCGTTCAGGCGATCCGCCAGACACACCAGCGATTTGCCGGAGTGATTCATTGCGCGGGCATAGGCGTTGGCGAACTGGAAGATGCGGCGCTCGGCGAAGCGGAGTTTGCGCGCAGACATGCCGTGAAAACAGACGGGAGCTGGCTCTTGTACACGCTTACGCAGGAGATCGACACCGGGTTTTACCTGTTCTTTTCCTCGGCGGTATCCGTCACGGGTGGACGCGGGGCGCTTGGCTATGCCACTGGCAATGCCTTTTTGGACGGCTGGGCAGAAGCGATCAGGCGGCAAGGCAAAAAAGTATTCTCCATCAACTGGGCTACGTGGGAGGAGACGGCCGAGCGGCTTTCGATGCAGGAGGAACGGCACGTTTTCCGCTTTCTGCCTACCCATCAGGCGCTGCAAGCGCTCGACTCGATTCTCCGCCGCCAAATGTTCCGGACAATCGTCGGCCAGTTCAATCAGGCGAACGAACTGCTGGAGCTTGCGCACATCTGGCCGTTCCGCTTGGCAGATGAAGTGAAGAAAGACGTGTTCCGCCAGACGGCAAAGCCGGGGCGTGCAGCCGCCGCACCTGTACCCGTGACGCTCAAGGAGCAGGACGGATTTACCGCGACGCAAAAAGAGCTGGCACAAGTATGGGCAGAGGTGCTCGGACTGTCCTCGATCAGCCTGTTCGACACGTTCCATCAGTTGGGCGGCGATTCGATCCACGCTGCCCAGTTGTACAAGCAGTGGAACGAGAAGTACCCGGGCACGCTTCACGTCGCAGACCTTTACCTGTATCCGACCATTTTTGAAATGGCGAACTACTTGGACGGCAAAAAGGCACCAAAGCCTGCCGCGCTTACCGTCGAGTCGATCCTCGAAGGGTACAAAACGAGCAAATACTCGCAGGAGGAAACCAAGCGGCTGCTGGAACAGTGGACCGCTTTTTCAGCAGGCGAGACTGCGCCGTCCGAACAAAAGGACGAGTACGCGATCATCGGCTACGCCTGCCAATTTCCGCTGGCGGAAAACGCCGAGCAGTTTTGGACCAACCTGACCGCAGGCGTCAATGCGATCCGCCCGTTTCCCGCCTCCCGAAGAAAGGATACCGACCGCTTTTTGAGCGCAACCCAAACCTACTGCCAGGGCGGCTACCTGGAACAGATCGACCGCTTTGACTCCGCGTTCTTCCACATCGCGCCCAAGGAAGCAGAGCTGATGGACCCGGAACAGCGCCTGCTTTTGCAAAACGTGTACGAGGCCCTGGAAACCAGCGGGCTTGGCGGGAAAAGCCTGTTCGGGACGAAAACGGGCGTGTACATCGGCAAAGACACGACCGGGCGCAACGAGTACAACAACATGATTGATATTCAGCACCCGCTGAAGGTCACCTCTGGCTCGACAGGCATACTCGCGAGCCGGATCGCCTATTTCCTCAATCTGAAAGGCCCTTGCCTCGTTGTGGACACAGCGTGTTCCTCGAGTCTCGCAGCACTGTGTCTGGCCGCCCAGGCTTTGCAGGCGGGGCAAATTGATGTGGCGATTGTAGCGGGCGTTTCTCTGGCCTATTTGCCGACGCAG
It includes:
- a CDS encoding non-ribosomal peptide synthetase, with the translated sequence MTFQQQTMTYRELDARANQLAHALKSHGVGPDQVVALIATRSCDMIAGLLAIGKAGAAYLPVDPGLPANRIAYMLDDSRVQVILTNTTVEAAGERQVVDMRDSRISAQPQARLPLQNSSTDVAYCMYTSGTTGFPKGILIEHRALLNFLFGMTEVLSFGEKEKFLSLTTISFDIFWLESILPLLAGQQVVIADEDCQRDVRMLASLVRREEITVLQTTPSRLKLLLAEPELAGQLSRLRYLLIGGEALPQALADEAVRLLPAGRVYNLYGPTETTIWSTLQQVTDSEPVAIGRPLKNTQVYVLDQELVPQPVGVPGLLYIGGHGLARGYLHKPELTSEKFIDNPFRPGEKMYATGDMARWTREGLLEYLGRTDFQVKIRGYRIEQSEIENQLEAHPAIEKAVVHVQQDALREPLLVAYYTSADAVPNQELRDYLRKQLPEYMIPPFFMRLAQIPLTINGKIDRKSLPAVTEVAEAHQELVGPGDEVEAKLYDIWRKGLRRESISVRGKFFELGGNSIQVMQLVYEINRHFSCAMPFKDFIELQTIEAIAGWIRAAIQEEREADLPALTPEPSRLHEPFPLTNVQMAYYLGRSSRFELGGVSTHSYQEVVTTLDIPRLNDCLNVLIRRHPALRTIFLPDARQQILAEIPEYAIEIRDLQGCEAEEQAAIIANERERMSHATFRPEQWPLFEIKAFRLTEQKSLLGISFDLLIMDAYSMEILGKELQALYAGKTDELDDLAISFRDYMIGYERLKNSKLYEQDKEYWLAKLPDFPLSPEIPLLVQPSRVQNPYFQRKSKRYAKQSWPALKKAAQKRNLTPSAVLCAAYAEVLANWSNQLAFSLNLTLFNRLPLHPDVEKLVGDFTSVVLVEVRLGPADTFWQKAGNVQQALMEALAHRHFDGIDVMREIGKQRELGNKALMPIVFTSALFENEDVVQQQAADDEQRISEQENDTKGITQTSQVYLDNQVALLDGNIVINWDYISELFDPVVIDTMFAQYLARIDTILNDEAELELPAVSASDRAAIDAYNDTAVEIPSKTLHGLFEETVAQTPFAVAIEDGEQQITYQALNERANKVASFLQDCGVGPRDLIGVIAKREITTFVYLLAILKSGAAYVPIDPDYPAERVDYIRGHSRCKLVIAPDFYERNGLERAAEKREAVAVQPEQLAYVIYTSGSTGNPKGVMIRHEAACNTIQDINQKFQVTARDRLLGVSSLCFDLSVYDIFGAFAAGATLVLVKDQKNMTELAETITAKNITIWNSVPAIMDRVVAEKNERGGEQKDEQLRLVMLSGDWIPLTLPHAIRERFPAAEVISLGGATEASIWSIYYPIEEVGADWKSIFYGKPLANQQFYVLNSQRELCPIAVPGELYIGGRGVADGYLHDDEKTARSFVHHPQLGYIYRTGDYGVLHRHGQMEFLGRKDQQVKIGGYRIELGEIEARLLQIETVRNAVVLVAGDTDKRLYAYLVPENEPQERDRFVSEIRTRLAKALPDYMIPYHFIVVGQLPLTANGKVDVQALLKQKPTGAGNGTAYVAPRNEAEARIVALFQEVLQMDHVGVFDNFFELGIHSLQIGMIHSRLKDVFAREIPILAMFEHANINALAAYLTADNHDLPDEGQEETINARNQGRERIKQRNAKRRRNSESD
- a CDS encoding transglutaminase domain-containing protein; this translates as MTKAELLQFYTTFTPNTDPGEYGYLFYELPQGLSELCRLIKCQLIHPTMIKKVRHALTDYTRNEDEKFYTVADMLDALVERNADGLTYDRLPSERLLISCRFHSLLLISMLRSRGIPVRSRVGFASYLSENGQKYIDHWICEVWEQAEKRWIRVDPDWELVDICGDEFLMAGDAWLMARDKEINPQLFGVKKSWGMHYIRNNLCYDLNAVLGNELGYWDYPPLCQKEMDDLDWEELQLLDEIALYLQDPDENYAQLQALFSEHDFLHFKG
- a CDS encoding SDR family oxidoreductase, whose translation is MDKLKKYIYELVADRKLSAKEATAYITSLQKASEAKSDDIAIIGIAGRFPKANTVQQFWENIRFGRECLDDFPVHRKEDGQALFSDRSFAHKRFKKAGYLDEISFFDPDMFRISPKEALSMEPYQRIMLELAYETMLNAGYETREISGSKTGVFIGKDHVTGIEYRHYVSPDIFSLTGSWPGILASRISYVYNLKGPSIVFDTSCSSGLVGVHFACESLRRNECEMAFVGGISGLFYFPPVKEDGSLDQVESAEEKIRAFDKEATGTVWGEGGGGLLLKPLSRALADNDVIYAVIKGSGINNNGLSKGITAPNGEAQEALLKSVWKQAQINPETIRYIEAHGTGTVLGDSIELQSIINAFQAFTSKKQFCGVGSVKTNIGHLVGASGIVSLIKAVMMLRHGEIPPSLHFQSPSPYMDLTNSAVFVNDALTKWEQQDQPVRIGINSFGFSGTNCHVLLEEPPKAVRQASRGQDSYLLVLSARSEQKLQELAKQYQQFLLANRDVHLGDLCFTASASRHHYAHRATIVFDSYEDLLVKVNELKTANRVSAWTANPAIRYQRHEVVPDSKQTVEAWEIRERAKKSLDRQANKAIKEWIGKTSDQRLIWEQVASLYIQGATIDWGMLYCGGRKLALPGNILERQKFWPAGAQPKKAEADFLYQVAWKEEALPATDSEQQTACDTVLLIVDAADTAIWRALFLQKHQARRLVTVELGARSAQVAPDYFQVSRTLDDIAAFCAQLDLASLAQIVFMPPARAALPESLAAFRSAMDQTAGSLLLFAKALATTGKLANEIDVVLLTQNAQAVQPGDAACDPFHHMLGGLGKSLRQENYGLSVRHIDISPDGFAPEPLFAELGRKGTDYSVALRQNRRYMEIIERAKQTGAQEDGFAVEAGDVFLITGGLGQLGTEVCKYLSQKNKVKLIVLGKTMLPDRETWPAVLREPSDKSLADKINAVLAVEALGSTLDYHCADICDEAQLQRTVQAIRQTHQRFAGVIHCAGIGVGELEDAALGEAEFARRHAVKTDGSWLLYTLTQEIDTGFYLFFSSAVSVTGGRGALGYATGNAFLDGWAEAIRRQGKKVFSINWATWEETAERLSMQEERHVFRFLPTHQALQALDSILRRQMFRTIVGQFNQANELLELAHIWPFRLADEVKKDVFRQTAKPGRAAAAPVPVTLKEQDGFTATQKELAQVWAEVLGLSSISLFDTFHQLGGDSIHAAQLYKQWNEKYPGTLHVADLYLYPTIFEMANYLDGKKAPKPAALTVESILEGYKTSKYSQEETKRLLEQWTAFSAGETAPSEQKDEYAIIGYACQFPLAENAEQFWTNLTAGVNAIRPFPASRRKDTDRFLSATQTYCQGGYLEQIDRFDSAFFHIAPKEAELMDPEQRLLLQNVYEALETSGLGGKSLFGTKTGVYIGKDTTGRNEYNNMIDIQHPLKVTSGSTGILASRIAYFLNLKGPCLVVDTACSSSLAALCLAAQALQAGQIDVAIVAGVSLAYLPTQHNSLIDSADETIRPFDAQANGTMWGEGVGTIVLKRLDQAVRDNHAIHAVVKGSAMNNNGASNGITAPNAEAQEKALVEAWQAAKIDPETITYLEAHATGTRLGDPIELKGIANAFRRFTDKKQFCGVGTVKANIGHLVGASGMASVIKMILAFKHGQLPPVANFRQPNPFIEFADSPVYVNDKLQKWRAAETPRRCGISSFGFSGTNCHVLLEEPPASTPAKRESSPGWQLLALSAKTKSSLRALLSRYARYLNETPAVDVPDLCYTANATRGHYEHRVAILFRDQAELREKCKYADATGLENTQEAAERGIFYKASRVIVDENDPSENGIMEEEKVKRTALAERTIRQYKENGTAFALDSLQTIAAMYTDGADIEWQRLYAKEQHHIIALPAYPYESVRHWIGTGPQNSEGPAQTTDTCYRLHWVRDDKATAPLRQAGAKPGTWLFLSGTGYRSHELLVELQAREADVIEVAFGAAFEKGGDRQYKIGSADDFPRLLQELAHRDIRHIVHCMGMTEEKLACADDFHEWENRSVYSFCQLVCELLNQSYHQEINLYLLGDQAFSVTRREAALNPQHAVLFGLAKVVAQEYPQLKCRCIDLDSATAPSTLWAEWEAGEEDFQVAYRENVRYVERLEAQTLQAAEPQAVSIRENGVYLVTGGLGDIGLKVAHYLGKKQPVHLCLLARSAFPAREQWAEIVREQPHSALAGQIGQIRSIEDSGSSVEVHTVDVADERRLADVLQTIRQQYGAIHGVFHCAGVAGEGLLINKGRAKIAQVLAPKVVGTWLLDRYTEQDRLDFFVLFSSVTSLLGGLGQADYTAANAYLDAFSDYRQAKGRQSVTINWPAWNDTGMAARYRIQKEASPFCGMHPDKAIGILDAVLRRKLARVIVGELNEAHFQTHRYPLPFAISPEIRSMFARPVAWEPETADATPLAPMLTGRTDHTYSAVETRLAAVWQKVLGIPEANVYQSFQEAGGNSILATSLVKEIEQLYPGRINIATLFAYPSIAKMAEYLENKPSAHETPRKAGQSETVPLQDKLSDFLKGNVSMENILDYLDQKEWGEEDE